TTAGGACTTTTTAACTTATCTGAATGGAAACTCCGTGATGAATGGATTCGGCTCAAATCAACACAAGAAATTGCTGATGAGATTGTAGTTGTCACCATTGATGAGCGGGATATTCAATCTGTAGGCAAATGGCCCATACCTGACTGGTCATTGGCGCAATTACTAGGGAAAATTAAAGCACAACAACCCCGTGCAATTGGTTTAGACTTATATCGAGATTTACCAGAAAGCACTGGTTATGAACAGCTTGCCCAAGTTTTCCAGACTACCCCCAATTTAATTGGTGTAGAGAAAATTACTGGTGAGCGGGTAAATCCTCCACCAGAATTGCAAAAAAAAGACCAGGTAGGATTAGCTGATTTAGTTCTAGACGGCGATCGCCATGTGCGTCGAGCTTTGCTGACGGCTGAGGATGTCAAGGAAAATGGCAAAATCAAAGCGGGATTGGCAACCTTAGTAGCACTGAAATATCTGGAAGCAGACAAGATAACTTTAGAATCCGTTGACGAAAAGCAGCAAAAGTTTCAATTGGGTAAGACTATTTACCAACCCTTGAGCGATCGCGAAGCGGGTTACAGTGATGAGGATGTGGGAGGTTATCAAATCCTACTCAATTGGTATGGTTCAGAATCTGCTTTTCGTACAGTCACAATGCGGGATGTCTTAGCAGGGAAAGTACCAGCTAATTTGATGCGCGATCGCATGGTATTTATTGGTTCTACTGCTACCAGTACCAATGACTTTTTCAGCACTCCCTTCAGTTCTTCTTTGATTTCCGACCGAAAACCAACCCCAGGGGTAGTTATCCATGCCAATATTGCTCTCCAACTGGTACGAGGGGCAAAAATAGGTGGCACAAACCTACGGGGGATGTCAGGAAATTTTCTCTATTTCTGGATTGTTCTCTGGTCTGTAATTGGTTCTCTGGGGACTTGGAAGTTAGCTAGTTTACGTAAAGGAAAGTGGATTCCCGGAGGAAAAATTCTCTGGGGGACTGTGGGTGTGAGTGTGGTATTCATGGGGGGTGGTTATTGTCTATTTTTGGCTGGGGTATTAATTCCCATAACACCTGCTTTTGCTGCATTTATTAGTAGTGTAGTGGCAACAACCAACGCTTATAAACAGCAGAAATTAGAGGAAACGAATCAACAACTAGAAATTGCCAACGCTCAACTATTCGATTATTCCAAAACCTTAGAAACCAAAGTCGAAGAACGAACCCACGAACTGCTGGAAGCAAAGCAAGCTGCGGATGCGGCAAACCAGGCAAAAAGCGAGTTTCTCGCCAATATGAGTCATGAATTACGTACACCGTTAAATGGGATTTTAGGTTTTGCTCAAGTCTTAGAAGCGTCACCAAATTTGACGGAGAAAAACCGCGAAGGAGTTAATATTATCTATCAATGTGGTTCCCACCTCTTGATGTTAATTAATGATATTCTCGATTTGTCTAAGATTGAAGCCCGTAAACTCGAATTATTCACCAGTAGTATTGATTTATCAACTTTCTTGCATGGTGTCACAGAAATTTGTGGTATTCGTGCAGAGCAGAAAGGGATTAGTTTTCATGTTTTGATGGGCGATCGCCTACCGGAATCCATTGAAGCTGATGAAAAACGATTGCGACAGGTATTAATTAATTTGCTAGGCAATGCGATTAAATTTACTGATAGCGGTGGTGTGACATTTAAAGTTGAACTACTAGCAGTCGAGGAAAATATAGGAGAAGCAACCCTAGCAACCATTCGCTTCCACATCGAAGACACGGGTGTGGGAATGTCACCAGACCAACTAGAAAAAATCTTTTCTCCCTTTGAACAGGTGGGTTCTGCTGGAAAACGTTCGGAAGGTACGGGGTTAGGATTAGCCATTAGTCAAAGAATTACCACCTTAATGGGAAGTCAAATTCAAGTCCAAAGCAATCCTGGGGAAGGAAGTATTTTTTACTTCGATGTCACGGTTCCAGCATTATTGTCAATAA
The Calothrix sp. 336/3 DNA segment above includes these coding regions:
- a CDS encoding CHASE2 domain-containing protein translates to MWSRFQAFIKRTRSILIITPSVALTVIVGQSLGLFNLSEWKLRDEWIRLKSTQEIADEIVVVTIDERDIQSVGKWPIPDWSLAQLLGKIKAQQPRAIGLDLYRDLPESTGYEQLAQVFQTTPNLIGVEKITGERVNPPPELQKKDQVGLADLVLDGDRHVRRALLTAEDVKENGKIKAGLATLVALKYLEADKITLESVDEKQQKFQLGKTIYQPLSDREAGYSDEDVGGYQILLNWYGSESAFRTVTMRDVLAGKVPANLMRDRMVFIGSTATSTNDFFSTPFSSSLISDRKPTPGVVIHANIALQLVRGAKIGGTNLRGMSGNFLYFWIVLWSVIGSLGTWKLASLRKGKWIPGGKILWGTVGVSVVFMGGGYCLFLAGVLIPITPAFAAFISSVVATTNAYKQQKLEETNQQLEIANAQLFDYSKTLETKVEERTHELLEAKQAADAANQAKSEFLANMSHELRTPLNGILGFAQVLEASPNLTEKNREGVNIIYQCGSHLLMLINDILDLSKIEARKLELFTSSIDLSTFLHGVTEICGIRAEQKGISFHVLMGDRLPESIEADEKRLRQVLINLLGNAIKFTDSGGVTFKVELLAVEENIGEATLATIRFHIEDTGVGMSPDQLEKIFSPFEQVGSAGKRSEGTGLGLAISQRITTLMGSQIQVQSNPGEGSIFYFDVTVPALLSINPQPSENTSQPEQTVSIAGNAPQILIVDDDINHRLMLISLLQDMGYRILEASDGKQGFTLAIEHHPDIILLDLAMPNMDGFEMMIHLQTHPQTSSIPIIVSSANVFEENRQRSLEAGATAFVPKPLQKSELLNALQPLVKVDWVSPNIAPPNPSSQKENTPSPQELILPSQDTLQQLYHLAMMGDIPGIEEVLQQQVGQNQEITPFATELSKLTNSFQTAKIRKYIKSFIIEGTLK